From the genome of Desulfonatronovibrio magnus:
CCAATCATGCAGTGACCAACGGCATGTTTGCCCAAAATGATTCCCGCCAGGATATGAACCTTGATAAGGAAAACATTTGCATTGAAGTTGAAGACTTGAAACTTTTTTACGGTCAGGAGCAAGCGTTGAAATCTATTCAGATGAAGATTCCTGCCAAAAGAGTTACTGCCTTTATAGGCCCCAGCGGATGTGGCAAGTCCACACTTTTACGCTGCTTCAACAGACTTAACGACCTCATTGACATCTGCCGGGTTGAAGGAAAAATTCTTCTTGATGGCAATAATATTTATGACCCCATGGTTGATGTGGCAGAGCTGCGCAGAAGAGTGGGCATGGTATTCCAGAAGCCCAATCCCTTTCCCAAGTCTATATTTGAAAATATTGCTTATGGACTAAGGCTGCAAGGCGTGAGCAACAAGAAGGTGCTTGCTGAAGTGGTGGAAAAATCTTTGAAAGGTGCAGCATTATGGGATGAAGTCAAAGACAGGCTAAATCAGAATGCGCTGGGTCTGTCAGGGGGTCAGCAGCAGAGGCTGGTCATTGCCAGAGCCATTGCCATTGAGCCGGAAGTAATCCTGCTTGATGAACCCTGCTCTGCCCTGGATCCTATTTCCACAGCCAAAATTGAAGAACTGATTTTTCAGCTCAAAGAAAATTACAGCATTGTCATAGTTACCCATAACATGCAGCAGGCAGCGCGTGTATCAGATTACACAGCATATATGTATCTGGGCAAGCTTATTGAATACAGGGACACCATAACTTTGTTCACCAATCCCGGAGAAAAGGAGACTGAAGACTATATCACTGGAAGATATGGTTGATGCCCTTATGTTGCATGGCTTTACCGCCAAAGATTGCGGTTGATCCCTGAAGCCAGCTCCAGCAACTTCTGTGCAGCAGCATCATGCTCAAAATTTTCCACAAGACCGGTAAGCTCGGTAACCTCCTGCTCACCAACTATTCCCTGCAGGAAGGATGTTACCGTTTCCAGAAGATCGTCCTCAATCATCTCGCTTTTTTTAAGCATTTGCAGCATGCTGGACATGGCAGCTATACCCTGTTCATAATCCACCTCCCTGGACTGACTGGATTTTTTTTCCAGGCCGTTTAACTGGGTCCGACCCTGTTCCATGGCCTGGGACAATTCCAGGCGCATTTCCGGGGTTACCGTCCTGTTTTCCTTAAAAGCCAGATCAATGGAAACAGCAGCTTCAGCTATACGTACAGCCCCCATTGTTCCAGCCAAACCCTTGAGGGTATGCACAAGCCTGGGAGCATCCCCGGATTGACTTTTATCCAGCTCTTCATCAATGCAGGCAAACTCTCCGGCCAGCATTTCCCTGAAACGATGCAGCATCTTGTGATAGAAACGGGAGTCCCCATCTGATGCTTTAAGCCCCTGCTCCAGGTCGAAACCTTCCAGGGACCCTGGCAAAAGAGATGATCTATGCTCAGGCACAACCTTTTGGACCTTGACAGCCTCGCCAGCCTGGAGCCATTTTGCCATTGTACGATAAAGCTGGGTGCTGTCTATGGGTTTGGGCAGATGAGCCCTCATTCCGGCTTGCTCAGATTTTTTTCTGTCCTCCTCCATTACAGCCGCGGACAAGGCAATAACCGGCAAATCCGGGAAGAACTCAAGTATTTTTCTTGTAGCTTCATAGCCATCCATGACCGGCATCTGCAGATCCATCAAGACCAGATCAAAGCTGCCGGCCTTAACCATTTCCAAAGCCTCAGCACCGTTGTTGGCCAGGCTCAGGGCAGCCCCTGTCTTTTCCAACATCTGCAAGGCCACTTCCTGGTTCAAGGAATTATCTTCAGCAATGAGAACAGAGTACCCCTCAAAAGAAGGTATTGTTAACTCATGAGAATGACTGGTATGTGATGGAGCTTGACCAGCAGCTTCTGCAATGGCATTAAAAATAGATGATGCAGTCACCGGCTTACTCAAATAACAATTGAAACACTCCGCATTCTGATCCGGCATCTCATCACGCTGGTAAGCACTGACAATTATAAAAGGGGGTTTACCGCCTTTCAGCACTCCCTGAGCATGCAGCCTTTCAATCTCCCGGGCAGCCTGAATCCCGTCCAGCTCGCCAGGCATCTTCCAGTCCATAAAAACAAAGTCATAAGGATCGCCTGCTTTATCTGCGGACAGCACAGCATCTAATGCTGATCTTCCATCATGAGCCTCATTTACCTGAAACATGCAGCTTTCCAGAATATTTCGAAGAACGCTCCTTGCTGCTTCATGGTCGTCCACCACCAATACCCTGTTCCCGTCAAATCCCGCGCACTCATCAATTTTTTCAGTATCCGGGGTCAGGGGCAGTTCAATCTCAAAATAAAACCTGCTTCCCTGGCCCGGTACGGACTCAACCTTAAGTTCCCCTCCCATACGCTGCACAAGATTGCGGCTGATGACCAAGCCCAGGCCCGTGCCCCCATACTTGCGGGTAGTGGAAGTATCAGCCTGGGAAAATGCCTGGAAAAGCTTCTTAACCTGTTCCTCATCCATACCGATACCGGTGTCCTTGACCTCAAAGAGCAGCCGAACTGTTTCAGATTCTAACTCCTGCCCCCTGTCCCCTGCCCCCTGTCCCAGATCCTGACTTCTGCCCTCTGACATCTGATCTCTGACCTCTGACCTCTGCCTCCTGTCCCCTGACTCCTGACTCCTGTCTCCTGTCTCCTGCCCCCTGTCTTCTGTCTCCTGAACAGCCAGTTCCACATGTCCTTTTTCCGTAAACTTGACAGCATTGCCCAGAATGTTGGTAAAGACCTGGCCCAGACGCAATGAATCTCCCTTAAGTACCCTGGGGACATCCGGAGGAATATTGAATACAAGCTCCAGCCCTTTGTCCTCTGCAGTGGAACCGAACAAGGTCTTCATCTGGTCCAGGAGCTCATCCAGCCTGAAAGTGTGTATGTCCAGCTCCAGCTTACCAGCCTCAATCTTGGAGTAATCTAAAATATCGTTGATAATGCCCAGCAGCATCCGCGAAGAATTGCTGATTTTAATAAGAGAATCTCGCTGCCGGTCATTTAGGGAGGTCTGCAGAAGCAACTGGCTTAGACCAATGACAGCATTCATGGGAGTACGGATTTCGTGGCTCATATTGGCCAGAAACTCGCTCTTGGCCAGGCTGGCTGATTCAGCCTTGATCTGGGCCTCCTTGAGATCAGTTATATCCCGGCCCACTCCCTGGATTTCGATCACGTTTCCGTCATCATCCTGGACTGAGCTGTCCTCCCAGGCCAGCCATCTCCAGCCGTCAACGGTTTTGGCGCGCTGCTCCAGATAGGTCCTGTAGGGTGATTGGTAAAGGTCTTTCATGGCTTCCATGGTGGGCTCAATGTCATCATCATGTACCAGAGGGGTAAAAGATTTTCCCAGCAGATCTTCTCTAACCTTGCCGAATTTATTACAGTATGCATCATTGACGTAGGTAAAATTACCCTGGCTGTCTACACGGACAATAAGATCCTGCTGGGATTCCACAAGTCCCCGGTAAAGGCGTTCCTGTTCATGAAGACGCTCTTCAGCCAGCTTGTGCTCCGTCACATCCTCATTGATGCCAACCACCCGCACCGGATTGCCCTTTTCGTCATGGATAGCCTGAGCCATAGCCCTTATATGCCGGATATCGCCGTCTTTTCTCCGGATCATGAACTCAGATCGATAAGCACCCTGGCCGGCAATGCCTGCATTAAAATCCTGCTCTGCCTTTTCCCGGTATTCAGGCAAAAGGGCATTGGTCCAGTCTTCCAGAGAATTATTAAATTCTTCACTGGGAATCCTGTAAATACGAAACATACCCTCATCCCATTCCAAAAATCCGTCAGCCATTCTAAGGTCCCATATACCGAGATCCGCCGCTTCAGTAGCGAGACGCAACCGTTCGGACAACTGCTGCTGGACCTGCATGGCTTCTTTTTCAGCAGTTATATCCAGTCCCGTTCCCCTGAAACCTGTAAGCTCACCGTCTGAATTCTTTATGGGCATACCACTTACCCGCTGCCAGACTATTCTGCCGTCAGGCCGAACAGACATGTGCTCCAGGCCCTGCCATGACTCACCTTTTTCAGCCCATCCAGCCAGCATTTTTTCAACTCTGGATGCCTCTTCAGAGGGCATAAACTCAAAAGGTGAACTGCCAAGTATTTCATCCACACTGCGGCCAAGGACTTCCTCCACTCTGGATGTCAAAAAGCTGTAAGTGCCGCTGGGGTCAATCTCCCAGATGTATTCCCCTGCAGCGTCGGCAACATCCCGGAAGAGCTGCTCACTCTCCTCCAGGGATCGGATAACTTGCTTTTTATCTGAAATATTTCTGAAAACACACAAAAGATAGGGCCTGGATTCCATCTGCAGCAGGATGACCGTGACGTTAACATCAATTAGACTGCCGTCTTTGCAGCGGTGCAGGGTTTCAAAGTCATCACGTCCGTGCTTTGAGATATTTTCAATATGCCGGGCAATATCATCAGGAGTTTCCAGGGCCTCATAATCTGCGATCTTTATTCGCGAAAACTCCTCAGCAGTATAACCCAGCTGCTCATGAGCCACATGATTATAATATTCAGGAAGCTGTGTTTCAGCGTCGATAAGCAGTGTTGCATCCGGATACAAATCAAACAATGTCCTGAATTTTGACTCGCTATCTTTGAGCTTCTGCTCTCTGATCAAAAGACTCTCCCGGGTTCGCAGCAGATCCCTGATCCAGATAAAAGATCCACTCACCAGAACTGTGGCCCCAACCAGCAAGGAAATCTCTTTATAAAGTTCCAGCAGCCCATCACCATGATGAACAACCAGAAAATTGTCTGCAACGTCTGCTGCCGAATAAACAAAAATCAACCCGATCCCCAAAGTCAGCATCGTCCATATTCTATCCTGCCCAGCCTTGGTCCACTTTTTTGCAAAGCATGCTACAGCAAGCAAAGCAGAACCAGTCAGCAAGGTTAAAAGACCTTCAATAATCATGACCGCATGAACAGGGAACTCGGGTTTTATTTCTCTAAAAAAAAGTACAGAGACAATTGTAAGTATGCCTGCGGCGAGCAAAGCCCCTGCCAGAGCCTGGATGTAGATATATCTATTCATAGTTTTCCGGGGGTGGTAATTTGTTGAGCCTCTGGTTAATCTTTCGGCGGCATTGTTTTTTTATCTCCGCCATACATATTTCAAACTGCCTTTCAAGTTCGGGCATATGTTGCTTCATATGCTTGAGGTTCCCGCTATGACCGGCTTTTTCCAGCATTCCAGCAATCTCAGCCATGGCCAGACAGCTGACATTACCTGAATTGCCCTTGATGGAATGAGCCTCCCGGGTTGCTCCTTCTTTTTGACCCTGTTCAATAAATTTTTTGAGCGCTTCTATGTTTTTGGGTATGGATTCCAGGTAAATGCTCATGATCTCACTGGCCATCTCACTGTCATGTCCAATTCTTGTAATGAAATCTTTACGGCATCAGCACGCAAGCCCATTTTTTTTGAGACTGCCCAGGGCCACCTGCTTGTTTACTATGTTGTCTTCGGCTACCAGATTGCGTGCTTTTGTGCCATATCATGCCATTTTTTTCAGCGCAACAACAAGCTGCTAATGGTCATTAGATGACCAATTGACAGGCCTTATCAAACAAAGTTAAATTTTAGTACCTGTTCACTAAGCTGCACAGACTGTCAGCCTTGAATAGAAAACGTTTTTTTCCATCGTCGGGTGTTGTCAGTTCCCCGGTTTCCGATGAAGATTTTATACAAAAAGGATAATTTAATTATTGTGAGGCCAAAACATGAGACTGCAGCTCTCAATTCAAATATGGAAAAAATGACTGGTACCTGGCCAAGTGTCCGGAACTGGACTTTGTATCCCAAGGCAGGACCAGGCAGGAAGCTCAGGACAACTTAAGGGAGGTTGTTGAAGTTCAGTTTGAAGAAATGAACCGAATGGGCACCCTTGAAGATTACCTTGCTGAATGCGGCTATAAACTTATTGAGAATATCGCCATACCTCAAACTGAAATGGTTGGTTTTAAAAAACTGGATATGCAGGTATCTTGATGGCCAGGCTTTCACATGTTCACTGGAAAAATTCGATAAAACATTTGAAACTGTTCAGCAAGATCAATAAGAAAACCTGGACTCCGGGGTGACGGTTAAATCAGATAGTTGCCCTTTTCCGTCATTTCTGGCGAAGCTTGAAACGGGATCCGGAATCCAGGATTAATGAACAGGCATATGCCGTATGCAGTAAATAATGACTTTTATTTACTTATATCTCAATAACATTAATCACACCCGATCATCAAACTGGCATGAATGCTTAAGGCTGGTTCCCTTGACAATAAACATGGTTGTTTCAGCTATGTTTGTGGCCATGTCAGCAATTCTCTCAAACCGGCGGGCAATATTTATGGTCTGCACGCATGGCTCAATGGTGTCACTTTTCTGAGACATATACTGGATAATTTCTTTAAGTACTGCTGAGTTCAGTTCATCCACCTCAAAATCCATCCTGCATACATCTACAGCCCTTTCCACATCAGGTGATGAAAACGCAATAATGGCCTCCTGAAGCATATCATAGCTTTTCTGGCCCATAAGCAGAATCTTATCATAAAATTCCATGGGTGGATTAAGGCTGAGATAAATAGTTGCATCAGATATGTTGGCTGATTCATCACCAATTCTTTCCAGATCCTGACAAACGCGCATGCAGCCAAGAATAAAACGCAGGTCTTTGGCCACAGGCTGCTCTAAGGCCAGAAGCCTTAAGCACAAATCATAAACTTGAACTTCCAGTTCATTGATTTTTTTATCATTATCCACAACCTGCTGGGCCATATCAGAATCCATCCGGGAAAAAGCATTGACGGTTTTGCTAAGGGCCTGTTCTGTCTGAACCACCATTTGCATAATCTTCATGTTCAGCCGATCTAATTCTTCAAGTAAGTGAGCCATACTGTCTCCTGATTATTACCTTGAGAGTTAAGAGTTATCAGTTAATGGTTAACATTTGGTAACTGTTAACCACATTTGCTATAAGGCTATTAAAATATCCTGGATTCCGGCTTTCTCCGGAATGACGGAAAGGGGCAAGGATCTGATTTAACCGTCACCCCGGTCCCGGATCGAGTCCGGGATGACGGATCCGGGGTCCAGGTCTTCATATTCTATTTTGCTGAACAGTTACAACAGTTTAATATTTTTTTTATACGTCAGCATCGGCCCTGCGCAGGGAAAACCAGATTATGCATCCGGAATTGGTTCCCTTAACCGGGCTTTCCACCCATATCTCCCCGCCCAGATTCATTAATATATTCCTGCAGATGGCCAGTCCCAGTCCAGTACCTTTAACCTGGTTCTTGAATTTTTTAACCCGGTAAAACCGCTCAAAAACCCTCTTCTGCTCATCCCTGGGAATGCCTGGCCCATTATCCTGAACCCCGATGTGGACCATCTTGTCATGCAAACGGCACAAAACCCTGATTTCTCCCTCATCAGGAACAAACTTAATGCTGTTTTCAAAAAGGTTCTGAAAAACATGCCCCAGATATTCGCTCTCTCCTTTAACTGTCAGGCAGATGTCCTCAAGCTCCATACTGAAGTTGACCTTTTTATCCTGAATGTAATGACTGCAGTTATACCAGGCCTTTTCAACCACCGGGTGCAAAGGGGTATCGCTGACAACAATCTTCTCAGGCTCAGACTCAATCTTGGACAGCTGCAGAATATCATCAAGAAGTCTGATCATGTTGTTGGTATTCTTAATGATAACTTCCAGAAAATCCCTGCCCTTTGTTGCCATAAGCTCTTTATTATCAATAAGGGTCTCTGTATAGCCCTTGATGGAAGTCAGGGGAGTGCGAAGCTCGTGGGAGGCATTGGCCACAAAGTCCTTGCGAATACTTTCCAGCCTTTTAATATTGGTAATATCATGAAACACCAGAACTGCGCCGATACGTCTGCGGTCCTCCGGAGAAACAATATTTACGTCATAACATCTGTCCTTGAACATAACCTCCAGGCTCTTATTGCGAATAATATCGCTTGAAATGACTTCTTCAGAATACTCCTGAAGTCTGCTGTCATGAAATACCTCAAGGGGCCTTTTGCCGAAAAAATGACTGAAGTGATTGAAATTATCCTTGAAAGCCTGGTTAAAACTCATTATCCGTCCAGTATTGTCCAAGGCCACGAGACTGTCTTTAACTCCATTGAGTATGGTTTCCAGCTCAGTCTTCTGTGATGATACAATCTCAATATTATTTTCTATGCTCTGCGCCATTTCATTGATTGCTTCCATTAGAGGATCAAACTCACGTCCCGGAGATGAGGTTATTCTCTTTTCATAGTGGCCTTTCCCAATAGACTGGGCCAGACTGATCATGGGCTGCAGCTTAAGGGTCAGTCGTCTGACCAGGATAAATACAAGAAGTCCTGTAAAAAGCAGTGACAAAAGCATCATCTGCCAGAGGCCGGTACTCACTCTTTCAAAAAATGAATCCATGGTGGCAGAAGGTGTGGCCAGCCGGAGTACTACAGTTCCAAAGGGATCAAGCTCAATCTTTCGAGCATAGTATATCAGATAGCGATCAACAGTGGAGCTGAGCCTGACGCTATAGCCTGAACCCTCACGCATTGATGCCCTGAACTCCTGCCTTGAAGCATGATTTTCTACACTGCCCATATCATCAAAATCAACCATGGAGTCCACAAGAACCACACCCTGGCTGTCAATAACTGTTATCCTGTCCTGACCAGACTGGGTGACTTCCCTTATGACCCGGTCAAGCTGGCTGAGGTCGTGGTATTCCCTTCCCGATAATGCCCACACAAGAATAGACATTCTGTCCCTGGCACTTATTATGGTCTCTTTTTTTATTTCCTTTTCAACAGTATTCATGAAATAATAGGATGGAATGGCCAGCGCTATGATCAAGGCCACCCAAAAGGAAATAATAAGCTTGATTTTAAGGGAATACCTGTTTTTCATTTACCACACCAATTATCACGACTCAGGATCAAACTTGTATCCCAACCCTCTGGAGGTGTGGATAATATCCGAATACTTTCCAAGCTTGACCCTTAGTCTTCGGATGTGAGTGTCCACTGTTCTGTTGTAACCTTCAAATTCATATCCCCATACATTGTTCAACAGACGCTCCCTGGATAAAACCTTCCCCTGATTCTGAATAAACTCGGCCAGCAGCTTCAGTTCAGTAGCGGTCAGGTTGATACTCTGTCCGTCAAGCTTGAATTGCATGGCTGCAAA
Proteins encoded in this window:
- a CDS encoding PAS domain-containing hybrid sensor histidine kinase/response regulator; translated protein: MNRYIYIQALAGALLAAGILTIVSVLFFREIKPEFPVHAVMIIEGLLTLLTGSALLAVACFAKKWTKAGQDRIWTMLTLGIGLIFVYSAADVADNFLVVHHGDGLLELYKEISLLVGATVLVSGSFIWIRDLLRTRESLLIREQKLKDSESKFRTLFDLYPDATLLIDAETQLPEYYNHVAHEQLGYTAEEFSRIKIADYEALETPDDIARHIENISKHGRDDFETLHRCKDGSLIDVNVTVILLQMESRPYLLCVFRNISDKKQVIRSLEESEQLFRDVADAAGEYIWEIDPSGTYSFLTSRVEEVLGRSVDEILGSSPFEFMPSEEASRVEKMLAGWAEKGESWQGLEHMSVRPDGRIVWQRVSGMPIKNSDGELTGFRGTGLDITAEKEAMQVQQQLSERLRLATEAADLGIWDLRMADGFLEWDEGMFRIYRIPSEEFNNSLEDWTNALLPEYREKAEQDFNAGIAGQGAYRSEFMIRRKDGDIRHIRAMAQAIHDEKGNPVRVVGINEDVTEHKLAEERLHEQERLYRGLVESQQDLIVRVDSQGNFTYVNDAYCNKFGKVREDLLGKSFTPLVHDDDIEPTMEAMKDLYQSPYRTYLEQRAKTVDGWRWLAWEDSSVQDDDGNVIEIQGVGRDITDLKEAQIKAESASLAKSEFLANMSHEIRTPMNAVIGLSQLLLQTSLNDRQRDSLIKISNSSRMLLGIINDILDYSKIEAGKLELDIHTFRLDELLDQMKTLFGSTAEDKGLELVFNIPPDVPRVLKGDSLRLGQVFTNILGNAVKFTEKGHVELAVQETEDRGQETGDRSQESGDRRQRSEVRDQMSEGRSQDLGQGAGDRGQELESETVRLLFEVKDTGIGMDEEQVKKLFQAFSQADTSTTRKYGGTGLGLVISRNLVQRMGGELKVESVPGQGSRFYFEIELPLTPDTEKIDECAGFDGNRVLVVDDHEAARSVLRNILESCMFQVNEAHDGRSALDAVLSADKAGDPYDFVFMDWKMPGELDGIQAAREIERLHAQGVLKGGKPPFIIVSAYQRDEMPDQNAECFNCYLSKPVTASSIFNAIAEAAGQAPSHTSHSHELTIPSFEGYSVLIAEDNSLNQEVALQMLEKTGAALSLANNGAEALEMVKAGSFDLVLMDLQMPVMDGYEATRKILEFFPDLPVIALSAAVMEEDRKKSEQAGMRAHLPKPIDSTQLYRTMAKWLQAGEAVKVQKVVPEHRSSLLPGSLEGFDLEQGLKASDGDSRFYHKMLHRFREMLAGEFACIDEELDKSQSGDAPRLVHTLKGLAGTMGAVRIAEAAVSIDLAFKENRTVTPEMRLELSQAMEQGRTQLNGLEKKSSQSREVDYEQGIAAMSSMLQMLKKSEMIEDDLLETVTSFLQGIVGEQEVTELTGLVENFEHDAAAQKLLELASGINRNLWR
- the pstB gene encoding phosphate ABC transporter ATP-binding protein PstB; its protein translation is MNLDKENICIEVEDLKLFYGQEQALKSIQMKIPAKRVTAFIGPSGCGKSTLLRCFNRLNDLIDICRVEGKILLDGNNIYDPMVDVAELRRRVGMVFQKPNPFPKSIFENIAYGLRLQGVSNKKVLAEVVEKSLKGAALWDEVKDRLNQNALGLSGGQQQRLVIARAIAIEPEVILLDEPCSALDPISTAKIEELIFQLKENYSIVIVTHNMQQAARVSDYTAYMYLGKLIEYRDTITLFTNPGEKETEDYITGRYG
- a CDS encoding Hpt domain-containing protein, with the translated sequence MASEIMSIYLESIPKNIEALKKFIEQGQKEGATREAHSIKGNSGNVSCLAMAEIAGMLEKAGHSGNLKHMKQHMPELERQFEICMAEIKKQCRRKINQRLNKLPPPENYE
- the phoU gene encoding phosphate signaling complex protein PhoU is translated as MAHLLEELDRLNMKIMQMVVQTEQALSKTVNAFSRMDSDMAQQVVDNDKKINELEVQVYDLCLRLLALEQPVAKDLRFILGCMRVCQDLERIGDESANISDATIYLSLNPPMEFYDKILLMGQKSYDMLQEAIIAFSSPDVERAVDVCRMDFEVDELNSAVLKEIIQYMSQKSDTIEPCVQTINIARRFERIADMATNIAETTMFIVKGTSLKHSCQFDDRV
- a CDS encoding sensor histidine kinase, translated to MKNRYSLKIKLIISFWVALIIALAIPSYYFMNTVEKEIKKETIISARDRMSILVWALSGREYHDLSQLDRVIREVTQSGQDRITVIDSQGVVLVDSMVDFDDMGSVENHASRQEFRASMREGSGYSVRLSSTVDRYLIYYARKIELDPFGTVVLRLATPSATMDSFFERVSTGLWQMMLLSLLFTGLLVFILVRRLTLKLQPMISLAQSIGKGHYEKRITSSPGREFDPLMEAINEMAQSIENNIEIVSSQKTELETILNGVKDSLVALDNTGRIMSFNQAFKDNFNHFSHFFGKRPLEVFHDSRLQEYSEEVISSDIIRNKSLEVMFKDRCYDVNIVSPEDRRRIGAVLVFHDITNIKRLESIRKDFVANASHELRTPLTSIKGYTETLIDNKELMATKGRDFLEVIIKNTNNMIRLLDDILQLSKIESEPEKIVVSDTPLHPVVEKAWYNCSHYIQDKKVNFSMELEDICLTVKGESEYLGHVFQNLFENSIKFVPDEGEIRVLCRLHDKMVHIGVQDNGPGIPRDEQKRVFERFYRVKKFKNQVKGTGLGLAICRNILMNLGGEIWVESPVKGTNSGCIIWFSLRRADADV